Proteins encoded in a region of the Ralstonia pseudosolanacearum genome:
- a CDS encoding response regulator transcription factor — MKIGLIDAHLGRLQTIHTALRPTRFECVPLFLSRQVFEAIDENGINLLMVGAHAHDMPGLSLVRSVRERVGSGVAIVYLGDGRADTETTDALNHGADLCFQGEIRPPELVARLDALIRRVAVSRAVRAAEIKLGHYTLDRQNRSIHLRETPLSVHAREFELALLLFANVGRILTRTDVELALWGRELSPYSRTLDTHVSRLRKKLLLTPENGLRLRAIYGHGFCLERVMDTVPAAELSQVF, encoded by the coding sequence ATGAAAATCGGTTTGATCGACGCACATCTCGGACGCCTGCAGACGATCCACACGGCGCTGCGTCCGACACGGTTCGAATGCGTGCCGCTGTTCCTGTCGCGCCAGGTCTTCGAGGCCATCGACGAGAACGGCATCAATCTCCTGATGGTCGGGGCGCATGCGCACGACATGCCCGGCCTGTCGCTGGTGCGCAGCGTGCGCGAGCGCGTCGGCTCGGGCGTGGCCATCGTTTACCTGGGCGACGGCCGGGCCGATACCGAGACCACCGATGCGCTCAACCATGGCGCCGACCTGTGCTTCCAGGGCGAGATCCGTCCGCCGGAACTGGTGGCCCGGCTCGACGCGCTGATCCGCCGCGTCGCCGTCAGCCGTGCCGTGCGCGCGGCCGAGATCAAGCTGGGCCATTACACCTTGGACCGGCAGAACCGCTCGATCCACCTGCGCGAGACGCCGCTGTCGGTGCATGCCCGTGAGTTCGAGCTTGCGCTGCTGCTGTTCGCCAATGTCGGCCGCATCCTGACGCGCACGGATGTCGAATTGGCTTTGTGGGGGCGCGAATTGAGTCCATACTCGCGGACATTGGATACGCATGTTTCGCGTTTGCGCAAGAAGCTGTTGCTGACGCCGGAGAACGGCCTGCGGCTGCGCGCGATTTACGGGCACGGCTTCTGCCTGGAGCGCGTAATGGATACGGTGCCTGCGGCCGAGCTGTCGCAGGTGTTCTGA
- a CDS encoding GlsB/YeaQ/YmgE family stress response membrane protein, with translation MHILITILIGFFAGLVARWITPGSGPSGFILTTVLGIAGALAATFLGQFLHLYPPGHSAGFIGAVIGAVILLVVYHVIARNR, from the coding sequence ATGCATATCCTCATCACCATCCTCATCGGCTTCTTTGCCGGCCTGGTCGCACGCTGGATCACGCCGGGCAGCGGCCCCAGCGGCTTCATCCTGACCACGGTGCTCGGTATTGCCGGCGCACTGGCGGCGACCTTCCTCGGCCAGTTTCTGCACCTGTACCCGCCTGGGCACTCGGCCGGGTTCATCGGTGCGGTGATCGGGGCGGTCATCCTGCTGGTGGTCTATCACGTGATCGCACGCAACCGCTGA
- a CDS encoding FadR/GntR family transcriptional regulator yields MSAPGTPATLARRTQSLAEAVVDHIGQRIASGSLRPGDKLPTESELMGTLGVSRTVVREAISRLQAKALIETRHGIGSFVLEPRAETAIQLGAASTLQDILAMLELRVALETECAGLAAQRATPEDLTGLRSALDAFEQDQASGNDSAASDLRFHLAIAHATRNQHFVAVLDQLGKTLIPRSRIAPTQVGYLNTPESRATVSREHRSIYEAISRNDPEAARAAMRMHLSNSRERLRRAHGQAGHPAPETAPPESA; encoded by the coding sequence ATGTCCGCCCCCGGCACTCCCGCCACGCTTGCGCGCCGCACCCAAAGCCTCGCAGAGGCCGTGGTCGACCATATCGGCCAGCGCATCGCCTCGGGGTCGCTGCGCCCCGGCGACAAGCTGCCCACCGAGTCCGAGCTGATGGGCACGCTGGGCGTGAGCCGCACCGTGGTGCGCGAGGCCATCTCGCGGCTGCAGGCCAAGGCCCTGATCGAAACCCGCCACGGCATCGGCAGCTTCGTGCTGGAGCCGCGGGCCGAGACCGCGATCCAGCTGGGTGCCGCCTCCACGCTGCAGGACATCCTGGCGATGCTGGAGCTGCGCGTCGCCCTGGAGACCGAATGCGCCGGCCTGGCCGCCCAGCGCGCCACACCGGAAGACCTCACCGGGCTGCGCAGCGCGCTGGACGCATTCGAGCAGGACCAGGCCAGCGGCAACGACAGCGCCGCCTCCGACCTGCGCTTCCACCTCGCGATCGCGCACGCTACCCGCAACCAGCACTTCGTGGCCGTGCTCGACCAGCTCGGCAAGACACTGATCCCCCGCAGCCGGATCGCGCCGACGCAAGTCGGCTACCTGAATACGCCGGAATCGCGCGCGACCGTCAGCCGCGAACACCGCAGCATCTACGAAGCCATCTCGCGCAACGATCCGGAAGCCGCGCGCGCGGCCATGCGCATGCACCTGTCCAACAGCCGCGAACGGCTACGCCGCGCGCACGGCCAAGCCGGGCACCCCGCCCCGGAAACCGCCCCACCGGAATCGGCCTGA
- the gudD gene encoding glucarate dehydratase, producing MNHNPVESAVRTPRITRLQVIPVAGRDSMLLNLSGAHAPFFTRNIAILEDSDGHLGVGEVPGGEAIRKTIEDAAPLVVGQPIGAYNNVLNTVRQRFADRDATGRGTQTFDLRTTVHAVTALESALLDLLGQHLGVPVAALLGQGQQRATVPVLGYLFFVGDRTRADLDYADGRDATDDWTRLRHQEALTPEAVVKLARAAHARYGFKDFKLKGGVLSGDDEMTVTTALAEAFPEARVTLDPNGAWSLAEAIRLCRDKHGVLAYAEDPCGAEHGYSGREVMAEFRRATGLPTATNMIATDWRQMCHAVQLHAVDIPLADPHFWTMQGSVRVAQMCAEWGLTWGSHSNNHFDISLAMFTHVAAAAPGNITAIDTHWIWQDGQRLTREPFRIAGGEIAVPTAPGLGVTLDMAQLEKAHALYKQHGLGARDDAAAMRCLVPGWQFDNKRPCLVR from the coding sequence ATGAATCACAACCCCGTGGAATCTGCTGTCCGCACGCCGCGCATCACGCGCCTCCAGGTCATTCCGGTGGCAGGGCGCGACAGCATGCTGCTCAACCTGAGCGGCGCGCACGCGCCGTTCTTCACCCGCAACATCGCCATCCTGGAAGATTCCGACGGCCATCTCGGCGTGGGCGAAGTGCCGGGCGGCGAGGCGATCCGCAAGACCATCGAGGATGCGGCGCCGCTGGTGGTCGGCCAGCCGATCGGCGCCTACAACAACGTGCTGAACACGGTGCGCCAGCGCTTCGCCGACCGCGATGCCACCGGGCGCGGCACGCAGACGTTCGATCTGCGCACCACCGTGCACGCGGTGACCGCGCTGGAGAGCGCGCTGCTCGACCTGCTCGGCCAGCACCTGGGCGTGCCGGTGGCGGCCTTGCTGGGGCAGGGCCAGCAGCGTGCCACGGTGCCGGTGCTCGGCTACCTGTTCTTCGTGGGCGATCGCACTCGCGCCGACCTGGACTACGCAGATGGCCGTGACGCGACCGACGACTGGACGCGCCTGCGCCACCAGGAGGCGCTGACGCCCGAGGCGGTGGTGAAGCTGGCGCGGGCGGCCCATGCGCGCTACGGCTTCAAGGATTTCAAGCTCAAGGGCGGCGTGCTCAGCGGCGACGATGAGATGACGGTGACGACCGCGCTGGCCGAAGCCTTCCCCGAGGCGCGCGTCACGCTCGACCCGAACGGCGCCTGGTCGCTGGCCGAGGCGATCCGCCTGTGCCGCGACAAGCACGGCGTGCTGGCCTATGCCGAAGACCCGTGCGGCGCCGAGCACGGCTATTCCGGACGCGAGGTCATGGCCGAATTCCGCCGCGCCACCGGGCTGCCCACCGCGACCAACATGATCGCCACAGACTGGCGCCAGATGTGCCACGCGGTCCAGCTGCACGCCGTGGACATTCCGCTGGCCGATCCGCATTTCTGGACCATGCAGGGCTCGGTGCGCGTGGCGCAGATGTGCGCCGAGTGGGGCCTGACCTGGGGCTCGCACTCCAACAACCATTTCGACATCTCGCTGGCCATGTTCACGCACGTGGCCGCCGCGGCGCCGGGCAACATCACCGCCATCGACACGCACTGGATCTGGCAGGACGGCCAGCGCCTGACGCGCGAGCCGTTCCGCATCGCCGGCGGCGAGATCGCCGTGCCGACCGCGCCGGGGCTGGGCGTCACGCTCGACATGGCGCAACTGGAGAAGGCCCACGCGCTGTACAAGCAGCACGGGCTGGGCGCGCGCGACGATGCCGCCGCGATGCGCTGCCTGGTGCCGGGCTGGCAGTTCGACAACAAGCGGCCGTGCCTGGTGCGCTGA
- a CDS encoding MFS transporter, translating into MKTIKGLRWWIIALVCLGTITNYLARNSLGVLAPQLKTELGMSTQQYSYVVGAFQVGYTIMQPVCGFIVDLIGLRIGFALFAVLWSIAGCLHAGASGWLSLASFRGLMGLTEAAAIPSGMKAVAEWFPDKEKSVAVGYFNAGTSLGALLAPPLVVFLSLRYGWQSAFVVTGVLGFVWAALWYGFYRSPREHAQLSAAEHDRIVSGQIRSVGAARGKRPVREVVTSRRFWAIAIPRFFAEPAWQTFSFWIPLYLSSARHMDLKEIALFAWLPFLAADLGGLLGGYLSPFFMKFFRVPLIWSRVCGVVLGAFLMIGPACIGLVASPYQAIALFCVGGFAHQMISTLVNTLSADVFDPEEVGTASGFAGMAAWIGGLGFSLMVGALADTVGYGPLFGLLGAFDLIGATLLILLIRGQSQEERAARQMQHHLSASH; encoded by the coding sequence GTGAAGACCATCAAGGGCCTGCGCTGGTGGATCATCGCACTGGTGTGCCTGGGCACCATTACGAACTACCTCGCGCGCAATTCGCTCGGCGTGCTGGCGCCGCAGCTCAAGACCGAGCTGGGCATGAGCACACAGCAGTACTCCTACGTGGTCGGCGCGTTCCAGGTCGGCTACACGATCATGCAGCCGGTATGCGGGTTCATCGTCGACCTGATCGGCCTGCGCATCGGCTTTGCGCTGTTCGCGGTGCTGTGGTCGATTGCCGGCTGCCTGCATGCGGGCGCGTCAGGCTGGCTGTCGCTGGCGAGCTTCCGGGGGCTGATGGGGCTGACCGAGGCCGCGGCCATCCCGTCGGGCATGAAGGCGGTGGCGGAGTGGTTTCCGGACAAGGAGAAATCCGTCGCGGTGGGCTACTTCAATGCGGGCACGTCGCTGGGCGCGCTGCTGGCGCCGCCGCTGGTGGTGTTTCTGTCGCTGCGCTACGGCTGGCAGTCGGCGTTTGTGGTGACGGGCGTGCTGGGCTTTGTCTGGGCGGCGCTGTGGTACGGCTTCTACCGCTCGCCGCGCGAGCATGCCCAGCTGTCGGCCGCCGAACATGACCGGATCGTCAGCGGGCAGATCCGCTCGGTTGGCGCGGCGCGTGGCAAGCGGCCGGTGCGCGAGGTGGTGACGTCGCGGCGCTTCTGGGCGATCGCGATTCCGCGCTTCTTTGCCGAGCCGGCGTGGCAGACGTTCAGCTTCTGGATTCCGCTGTACCTGTCGAGCGCGCGGCACATGGACCTGAAGGAGATTGCGCTGTTCGCCTGGCTGCCGTTCCTGGCGGCGGACCTGGGCGGGCTGCTGGGCGGCTACCTGTCGCCGTTCTTCATGAAGTTTTTCCGCGTGCCGCTGATCTGGTCGCGCGTGTGCGGCGTGGTGCTGGGCGCGTTCCTGATGATCGGGCCGGCGTGCATCGGGCTGGTGGCGTCGCCGTATCAGGCCATCGCGCTGTTCTGCGTGGGCGGCTTCGCGCACCAGATGATCTCGACCCTGGTCAACACGCTCAGCGCCGACGTCTTCGATCCGGAAGAGGTGGGCACCGCCAGCGGGTTTGCCGGCATGGCTGCGTGGATCGGTGGCCTCGGCTTCTCGCTGATGGTCGGTGCGCTGGCCGACACCGTCGGCTACGGCCCGCTGTTCGGCCTGCTGGGCGCGTTCGACCTGATCGGCGCGACGCTGCTGATTCTGCTGATTCGCGGGCAGTCGCAGGAGGAGCGCGCGGCACGCCAGATGCAACACCACCTTTCCGCTTCCCACTGA
- a CDS encoding glycoside hydrolase family 31 protein, producing MSMLHPPRFALQAREGNHLRLASATGAAIELFVLEEDIVRVLVLPDGELRGPATWSIAPGTDDTPFDGRDRRDLGGFALPPFELQVDADTLRLETGKIRLSVALAGGHCAWAIRQGGQWRTVLSDRATQAYNFGFWDAQVYHYVRREPGEMYFGLGERAGELDRARQRYEMRNIDAMGYSARTTDPLYKHIPFYLTWQPEAAAGFGLFYDTLADCSFDMGRELDNYHGPYRYFVAQHGDLDYYFIASPDTPLDAVRRFTWLTGRPAWMPRWGLGYSGSTMTYTDAPNAQERMGEFIERCREHDILCDSFHLSSGYTSIGPKRYVFNWNRDKFPDARGFVDGYLASGIRLCANVKPCLLRDHPAFAEADKAGLLVRDAHGEPAWVQFWDEVGAYLDFTNPDTVAWWKAHVKHALLDYGIAATWNDNNEFEVWTPDAFAQGFGKPYPVREAKVLQTQLMMRASREAQREHAPSVRPFLVSRSGGVGMQRYVQTWSGDNTTSWETLRYNIRMGLGLALSGVSNIGHDIGGFAGPAPSPELLVRWVACGVFMPRFSIHSWNDDATVNEPWMYPQATGQIAALIKLRYRLIPYLYELLWQSTQAYEPVLRPTFADFPADRRCYEACDDMMLGASLLVAPVVEAGQTRREVYLPAGARWVSYWSGEAFEGGQTVTLPAPWDAPVMLVREGGVIALNVAEQHFDQRDDRRGFLVVPVRGAGVAAGGCIEDDGETEAWRQGEQGRWRVQAVSDAHTVTLSVTQEGRMPARADTVEIFLPAGEARQVLAPQARVVEQATAGGWRRLTLQLPR from the coding sequence ATGTCCATGCTGCATCCTCCCCGCTTCGCGCTCCAGGCGCGTGAAGGCAATCACCTCCGCCTGGCCAGCGCCACGGGTGCCGCGATCGAACTCTTCGTGCTGGAGGAGGACATCGTCCGCGTGCTGGTGCTGCCCGACGGCGAACTGCGCGGCCCGGCCACCTGGTCGATCGCGCCGGGCACCGACGACACCCCGTTCGACGGGCGCGACCGGCGCGATCTGGGCGGCTTCGCGCTGCCGCCGTTCGAGCTGCAGGTCGATGCCGACACGCTGCGCCTGGAGACCGGCAAGATCCGCCTGAGCGTGGCGCTGGCCGGCGGCCACTGCGCCTGGGCGATCCGCCAGGGCGGGCAATGGCGCACGGTGCTGTCGGACCGCGCCACCCAGGCGTACAACTTCGGCTTCTGGGATGCGCAGGTCTATCACTACGTGCGGCGCGAGCCCGGTGAGATGTACTTCGGCCTGGGCGAGCGCGCCGGCGAGCTGGACCGCGCCCGCCAGCGCTACGAGATGCGCAACATCGACGCGATGGGCTACAGCGCGCGCACGACCGATCCGCTGTACAAGCACATCCCGTTCTACCTGACGTGGCAGCCCGAGGCCGCCGCCGGCTTCGGCCTGTTCTACGACACGCTGGCCGACTGCAGCTTCGACATGGGCCGCGAGCTGGACAACTACCACGGCCCGTACCGCTACTTCGTCGCGCAGCACGGCGATCTCGACTACTACTTCATCGCCTCGCCCGACACGCCGCTCGATGCCGTGCGCCGCTTCACGTGGCTGACCGGCCGGCCCGCCTGGATGCCCAGGTGGGGCCTCGGCTATTCGGGCTCGACCATGACCTACACCGATGCGCCGAATGCGCAGGAGCGCATGGGCGAATTCATCGAGCGCTGCCGCGAGCACGACATCCTGTGCGATTCGTTCCACCTGTCGTCGGGCTACACGTCGATCGGGCCCAAGCGCTACGTCTTCAACTGGAACCGCGACAAGTTTCCGGACGCGCGCGGCTTTGTCGACGGCTATCTCGCAAGCGGCATCCGCCTGTGCGCCAACGTCAAGCCGTGCCTGCTGCGCGACCACCCCGCGTTTGCCGAAGCCGACAAGGCCGGCCTGCTGGTGCGCGATGCCCATGGCGAGCCCGCGTGGGTGCAGTTCTGGGACGAGGTGGGTGCCTATCTCGATTTCACCAACCCCGACACCGTTGCCTGGTGGAAGGCGCACGTCAAGCACGCCTTGCTCGACTACGGCATCGCCGCCACCTGGAACGACAACAATGAATTCGAGGTGTGGACGCCGGATGCGTTCGCGCAGGGCTTCGGCAAGCCGTATCCGGTGCGCGAGGCCAAGGTGCTGCAGACTCAGCTGATGATGCGCGCCTCGCGCGAGGCGCAGCGCGAGCATGCGCCGTCGGTGCGGCCGTTCCTGGTGTCGCGCTCGGGCGGCGTCGGCATGCAGCGCTATGTGCAGACGTGGTCGGGCGACAACACCACGTCGTGGGAGACGCTGCGCTACAACATCAGGATGGGCCTGGGCCTGGCGCTGTCAGGCGTGTCGAACATCGGCCACGACATCGGCGGGTTTGCCGGCCCGGCGCCGTCGCCCGAGCTGCTGGTGCGCTGGGTGGCGTGCGGCGTGTTCATGCCGCGCTTCTCGATCCACTCGTGGAACGACGACGCCACCGTCAACGAGCCGTGGATGTATCCGCAGGCCACCGGGCAGATCGCGGCGCTGATCAAGCTGCGCTATCGGCTGATCCCGTATCTCTACGAGCTGCTGTGGCAGTCCACGCAGGCCTACGAGCCGGTGCTGCGGCCGACCTTTGCCGACTTCCCCGCAGACCGCCGCTGCTATGAAGCCTGCGACGACATGATGCTGGGCGCATCGTTGCTGGTCGCGCCGGTGGTGGAGGCGGGGCAGACCCGGCGCGAGGTCTACCTGCCGGCGGGCGCGCGCTGGGTGTCGTACTGGAGCGGCGAGGCCTTCGAGGGCGGGCAGACCGTCACGCTGCCGGCGCCGTGGGATGCGCCGGTGATGCTGGTCCGCGAGGGCGGGGTGATCGCGCTCAACGTGGCCGAGCAGCATTTTGATCAGCGCGACGACCGGCGCGGCTTCCTGGTGGTGCCGGTCCGGGGCGCGGGCGTGGCCGCCGGCGGCTGCATCGAGGACGACGGCGAAACCGAAGCCTGGCGCCAGGGCGAGCAGGGCCGCTGGCGCGTGCAGGCGGTCTCGGACGCGCACACGGTCACGCTGTCCGTCACGCAGGAAGGGCGCATGCCGGCGCGGGCCGACACGGTCGAGATTTTTCTGCCGGCCGGCGAGGCGCGGCAGGTGCTGGCGCCGCAGGCCCGCGTGGTCGAGCAGGCGACGGCGGGAGGCTGGCGCCGGCTCACGCTGCAGTTGCCGCGCTGA
- a CDS encoding porin: protein MQNKRAIFAFNPLCACIALLGAGVSMQAAAQSSVTLYGVVDTAFAYSSNQGGHSNTYMSQGNLLASKFGLSGTEDLGGGTQALFRLESGFNSATGAQAAAGYMFNRLAFVGLSDKTYGALTLGRQYTPYFQYVAALGPTNVLTGATGAHPGDVDALDTTLRLNNSVTYTLPAIGGLQAAVQYGMGEQPGSISGGSSFSAALRYDYQAFAWSAGYIHLKNIPTSNSVGTFANNSPVNSGYASADSAQLIATAARYTFGKLMVGLNYSNVQYKPGAGSLFTQAAMFNSYGVISTYALTPAITVAAGYSYTAEKARNGISEPARYHQVSMEQTYALSKRTAFYALEAYQKASGKTLRTVGGVSTIVDIVASVGDSQNGTPSSTGHQFVGMVGIRHLF from the coding sequence ATGCAAAACAAGCGAGCCATCTTTGCCTTCAACCCGCTCTGCGCCTGCATTGCGCTGCTGGGCGCGGGCGTATCGATGCAGGCCGCGGCGCAATCGTCGGTCACGCTGTACGGCGTCGTCGATACGGCGTTCGCCTATTCCAGCAACCAGGGCGGCCATTCGAACACCTACATGAGCCAGGGCAACCTGCTGGCCAGCAAGTTCGGGCTGTCCGGCACCGAGGACCTGGGCGGAGGTACCCAGGCGCTGTTCCGGCTGGAGAGCGGCTTCAACTCCGCCACGGGCGCGCAGGCCGCGGCGGGCTATATGTTCAACCGGCTGGCGTTCGTCGGCCTCAGCGACAAGACCTACGGCGCGCTGACTCTCGGCCGCCAGTACACGCCGTACTTCCAGTACGTGGCGGCCCTGGGCCCGACCAACGTGCTGACCGGGGCTACCGGCGCGCACCCGGGCGACGTGGATGCGCTCGACACGACCCTGCGCTTGAACAATTCCGTCACCTACACGCTGCCCGCGATCGGCGGCCTGCAGGCTGCTGTGCAGTACGGCATGGGCGAGCAGCCGGGCAGCATCTCGGGCGGCAGCAGCTTCAGCGCGGCGCTGCGCTACGACTACCAGGCCTTTGCCTGGTCCGCCGGCTATATCCACCTGAAGAACATCCCGACCAGCAATTCGGTCGGCACCTTCGCCAACAACTCGCCCGTCAACAGCGGCTATGCGTCGGCGGACAGCGCGCAACTGATCGCTACCGCGGCGCGCTATACGTTCGGCAAGCTGATGGTTGGCCTGAACTATTCGAACGTGCAGTACAAGCCGGGCGCGGGATCGCTGTTCACGCAAGCCGCGATGTTCAACAGCTATGGCGTGATCTCTACCTATGCGCTGACGCCGGCGATCACCGTGGCGGCTGGCTACAGCTATACCGCCGAGAAGGCCCGCAACGGCATCAGCGAGCCGGCGCGCTACCATCAGGTCTCGATGGAGCAGACCTACGCGCTGTCCAAGCGCACCGCGTTCTATGCGCTCGAGGCGTACCAGAAGGCCAGCGGCAAGACCTTGCGCACGGTGGGCGGCGTCAGCACCATCGTCGATATCGTGGCGTCGGTGGGGGACTCGCAGAACGGCACGCCGTCGAGCACTGGTCATCAGTTCGTGGGCATGGTGGGTATCCGCCATCTGTTCTGA
- a CDS encoding aldose 1-epimerase: MNASLSGAAPAGRWLAPGPVHTLCAGTLTMDIAPAAGGRIAALASVDAAGRRTDWLAPMPASCLRDGFDGLAWPKAGCYPLLPFSNRIRGGRFQWADSEVCLAPHPGQAHAMHGVAHARAWQVDALTASSAELSLRYVPVADGWPWPFVATQRLALTPEGLHAEMSLRNAGDTPMPAGGGFHPYFARTPGMRVRFAADTVWPMDADEVATGRRPVSEREAFGDARPLPEDSFSVYYSGWRQLAEVRHASGAVLTLRADDPLDHCILHAPGGAGYFCLEPVSHVSDAINLSAQGWDGTGLRVLAPGAALHLRMRLLLAAA, from the coding sequence ATGAATGCATCCCTTTCCGGTGCCGCGCCGGCCGGCAGATGGCTGGCGCCGGGTCCGGTGCACACGCTGTGCGCCGGCACGCTCACGATGGACATCGCCCCCGCCGCGGGCGGGCGCATCGCCGCGCTGGCCTCGGTCGATGCCGCCGGCCGCCGCACGGACTGGCTGGCCCCGATGCCCGCGTCCTGCCTGCGCGACGGCTTCGACGGGCTGGCCTGGCCCAAGGCGGGCTGCTATCCGCTGCTGCCGTTCTCGAACCGCATCCGCGGCGGCCGTTTCCAATGGGCGGATAGCGAGGTCTGCCTGGCGCCCCATCCGGGGCAGGCCCATGCGATGCACGGTGTTGCGCATGCGCGGGCATGGCAGGTCGATGCGCTGACCGCGTCATCGGCCGAGCTCAGCCTGCGCTACGTGCCCGTGGCGGACGGCTGGCCGTGGCCGTTCGTCGCCACGCAGCGGCTTGCGCTGACGCCGGAAGGGCTGCACGCGGAGATGAGCCTGCGCAACGCAGGCGACACGCCGATGCCGGCGGGCGGCGGCTTCCATCCGTACTTCGCGCGCACGCCGGGCATGCGCGTGCGGTTCGCGGCCGACACGGTGTGGCCGATGGACGCGGACGAGGTGGCCACGGGGCGCCGGCCGGTCAGCGAGCGCGAGGCGTTTGGCGATGCGCGCCCGCTGCCGGAGGACAGCTTCAGCGTCTACTACAGCGGCTGGCGGCAGCTGGCCGAAGTGCGGCATGCGAGCGGGGCGGTGCTGACGCTGCGGGCAGACGATCCGCTCGATCACTGCATCCTGCATGCGCCGGGCGGTGCAGGCTACTTCTGCCTCGAACCGGTCTCGCATGTGTCCGACGCGATCAACCTGTCGGCCCAGGGCTGGGACGGCACGGGATTGCGCGTGCTGGCGCCGGGGGCGGCACTGCATCTGCGCATGCGGCTGCTGCTGGCGGCGGCGTAG
- a CDS encoding porin yields the protein MKPHPLALSLLLATPAMANAQSVTLYGVVDTGVEYVNRIGTTGNSVVRMPNLSGTVPSRWGLRGIEDLGGGTKTLFALESGFATDSGTANQGGRLFGRQAWVGLSNSSWGQISFGRQYTMLFWATLDTDLLGPNAYGSSSLDNYLPNARADNAIAYKGKFGGLTVGATYSFGRDTVNAGPSPSGTNCAGENPADSLACREWSAMLLYETGRWGLSAAYDSLRGGPGAFAGLTSSALKDDRLALGGYALFDNARIGLGWIARRNGALATPRSDLFYAGAAYDVTPALTLASEVFHLRYHHSANKAWLGAVRASYALSKRSSVYATVGYLDNGGNLALSVSSAATGASPAAGGNQLGAMVGVKHIF from the coding sequence ATGAAACCGCACCCGCTGGCGCTTTCGCTGCTGCTTGCCACACCCGCTATGGCAAACGCCCAGTCCGTGACGCTGTACGGTGTCGTCGATACCGGTGTCGAATATGTCAACCGCATCGGCACGACCGGCAACAGCGTCGTGCGCATGCCCAACCTCAGCGGCACGGTGCCGTCGCGCTGGGGGCTGCGCGGCATAGAAGACCTGGGCGGCGGCACCAAGACGCTGTTCGCGCTGGAGTCCGGCTTCGCGACCGACAGCGGCACCGCCAACCAGGGTGGCCGCCTGTTCGGCCGACAGGCCTGGGTGGGGCTGTCCAACAGCAGCTGGGGCCAGATCAGCTTTGGCCGCCAATACACCATGCTGTTCTGGGCCACGCTCGATACCGACCTGCTCGGGCCGAATGCCTACGGCTCCAGCTCGCTCGACAACTACCTGCCCAACGCGCGCGCCGACAATGCCATCGCCTACAAGGGCAAGTTCGGCGGCCTCACGGTCGGTGCCACATACAGCTTCGGCCGCGATACGGTCAACGCGGGGCCCAGTCCCTCGGGCACCAACTGCGCGGGCGAGAACCCCGCCGACAGCCTGGCCTGCCGCGAATGGTCGGCCATGCTGCTGTACGAAACCGGCCGATGGGGCCTCTCCGCCGCTTACGATTCGCTGCGCGGCGGGCCGGGTGCCTTCGCCGGCCTGACCTCCAGCGCCCTCAAGGATGACCGGCTCGCGCTCGGCGGCTATGCGCTGTTCGACAACGCCCGGATCGGCCTGGGCTGGATCGCCCGCCGCAACGGCGCGCTCGCCACCCCGCGCAGCGACCTCTTCTACGCCGGCGCCGCCTACGATGTGACCCCGGCGCTGACGCTGGCCAGCGAGGTGTTCCATCTCCGGTACCACCACAGCGCCAACAAGGCGTGGCTCGGCGCCGTGCGGGCCAGCTATGCGCTGTCCAAGCGCTCGTCGGTGTATGCCACCGTGGGCTACCTCGACAACGGCGGCAACCTGGCGCTATCGGTCAGCAGCGCGGCGACCGGCGCTTCACCGGCAGCGGGCGGCAACCAGCTGGGCGCGATGGTCGGGGTCAAGCACATCTTCTGA
- the maiA gene encoding maleylacetoacetate isomerase, with product MQLYSFFNSSTSYRVRIALALKGLPYDYLPVNIRTGEQRAADYVAHVNPSAGVPTLVDGALRLGQSQAIIDYLDARHPEPRLIPADPLQRARVLELANAIACDIHPVNNLRVLRYLQDELKVTPQQKDAWYRHWIDEGLAGVERLLARHGHGPWCFGDAPTLADVALVPQVANALRMGCPLDRFERVLAVHAHAVTHPAFAEAAPARQPDYTA from the coding sequence ATGCAGCTCTACAGCTTCTTCAACAGCTCCACGTCGTACCGCGTGCGCATCGCACTGGCGCTCAAGGGTCTGCCGTACGACTACCTGCCGGTCAACATCCGCACCGGCGAGCAGCGCGCGGCGGACTACGTCGCGCACGTCAACCCATCGGCGGGCGTCCCCACGCTGGTCGACGGCGCGTTGCGGCTCGGCCAGTCGCAGGCGATCATCGACTACCTCGACGCGCGCCATCCGGAGCCGCGCCTCATTCCCGCCGATCCGCTGCAGCGGGCCCGCGTGCTGGAGCTGGCCAACGCCATCGCCTGCGACATCCACCCGGTCAACAACCTGCGCGTCCTGCGCTACCTGCAGGACGAACTGAAGGTGACGCCGCAGCAGAAAGATGCCTGGTACCGCCACTGGATCGACGAGGGGCTGGCCGGCGTGGAGCGCCTGCTGGCCCGCCACGGGCACGGCCCCTGGTGCTTCGGCGACGCGCCGACGCTGGCGGACGTGGCGCTCGTGCCGCAGGTTGCCAACGCGCTGCGCATGGGTTGCCCGCTCGATCGCTTCGAGCGCGTGCTGGCCGTGCATGCGCACGCGGTCACGCACCCGGCCTTCGCCGAGGCCGCGCCGGCGCGCCAGCCCGATTACACGGCCTGA